In Drosophila pseudoobscura strain MV-25-SWS-2005 chromosome 4, UCI_Dpse_MV25, whole genome shotgun sequence, the following proteins share a genomic window:
- the dunk gene encoding uncharacterized protein dunk has protein sequence MATTYISTQFLSLNEKATTSTTTFTLDAARFGQRDLNLFIESLETISRLEKERHERRQRRRQLKLQQARIAELEDERCVSPTPSTEEAVDEPLMYMEAKCIPYAVSEAVPTAHKASHLNPDYYSCDDEAYGSAAHSPRSSVTYCSCGGLSSINSGSSESGIYGAVSSSPPPLRPRSQVITQPKHRSTRSRIISMVLKREYVKAPSAEDLDQKERCDRLLNETIQHQYSQLSSKSRRAIACNEGSAEERFLDKALRYLTL, from the coding sequence ATGGCCACCACCTACATTTCCACGCAATTCCTGAGCCTCAACGAGAAGGCAACGACCTCCACGACGACCTTTACCCTGGATGCCGCCCGCTTTGGCCAGCGGGATCTGAACCTGTTCATCGAGAGCCTGGAGACCATCTCCCGCCTGGAGAAGGAGCGACATGAGCGCCGCCAGCGGAGGCGCCagctgaagctgcagcaggCACGCATCGCCGAGCTGGAGGACGAGCGGTGTGTGAGTCCCACGCCCAGCACGGAGGAGGCCGTCGACGAGCCCCTGATGTACATGGAGGCCAAGTGCATACCCTATGCGGTGTCCGAGGCAGTGCCCACGGCCCACAAGGCCAGCCACCTGAACCCAGACTATTACTCCTGCGACGATGAGGCGTACGGCAGTGCTGCCCATTCGCCAAGGAGCAGTGTGACCTACTGCTCCTGCGGAGGACTCTCCAGCATCAACTCCGGATCCTCAGAGTCCGGCATCTACGGCGCCGTCTCctcgtcgccgccgccgctgcgtCCACGCTCCCAGGTGATCACACAGCCCAAGCACCGATCCACTCGCTCCCGCATCATCAGCATGGTCCTCAAGCGGGAGTACGTGAAGGCCCCATCCGCCGAGGACCTGGATCAGAAGGAGCGCTGCGATCGGCTGCTCAATGAAACCATCCAGCACCAGTACTCCCAGCTGTCCAGCAAGTCCCGACGGGCCATTGCCTGCAACGAGGGCTCCGCCGAGGAGCGCTTCCTGGACAAGGCACTGCGCTACCTGACCTTGTGA